In the Wyeomyia smithii strain HCP4-BCI-WySm-NY-G18 chromosome 2, ASM2978416v1, whole genome shotgun sequence genome, one interval contains:
- the LOC129719717 gene encoding elongation of very long chain fatty acids protein 1-like, whose translation MDPANTTTGGHWLHNVNGLGNMYSFLVYDLADHRTMDLPLLHNPVWIASCLSLYLLLVLRLVPKWMEDRKPFQLRELSIIYDAFQICGSATSIYLFFKHGWRWDFFWECKGPDFSNDEHSIGFARAAYFTYLLKMTELIETVMYAMRKKNNQISFFHVYHHCYAVITSHGFAKYGGGSMLSYTIIVNSIVHVFMYSYYLSSIFAKQLPFSLVPFKKVITILQITQLTSVLVNLCYAMSASCSVPLLHCVFHGPNMALQIKLFADFYASRYKPKQQPASQTTESREALLDKTQKEVKQKQM comes from the exons ATGGATCCGGCCAACACGACCACTGGCGGCCACTGGCTGCACAATGTGAACGGTTTGGGCAACATGTACAGCTTCCTCGTGTACGATCTGGCCGACCACAGGACGATGGACCTGCCGCTGCTGCACAATCCTGTCTGGATAGCGTCCTGTTTATCGCTTTACCTGCTTCTAGTGCTGCGTTTGGTGCCGAA ATGGATGGAGGACCGAAAACCATTCCAGCTGCGGGAACTGAGCATAATCTACGATGCGTTTCAAATATGCGGCAGTGCCACGTCGATCTATTTGTTCTTCAAACATGGCTGGCGCTGGGACTTCTTCTGGGAATGCAAGGGACCGGACTTCTCGAATGATGAACACTCGATCGGCTTTGCACGGGCTGCTTATTTTACCTATTTGCTAAAAATGACGGAACTGATCGAGACGGTCATGTATGCGATGCGAAAGAAGAATAATCAAATCAGCTTCTTCCATGTCTACCACCATTGCTACGCGGTAATCACATCACACGGATTCGCGAAATACGGCGGAG GCAGCATGCTCAGCTATACGATCATTGTCAACAGTATAGTTCACGTATTTATGTACTCGTACTATCTCAGTTCTATTTTCGCCAAACAGCTTCCATTTAGTTTGGTTCCTTTCAAGAAGGTGATCACCATCCTGCAAATC ACTCAACTGACAAGCGTACTGGTGAATCTCTGCTATGCCATGAGTGCATCTTGCTCTGTTCCGCTGCTACATTGCGTGTTCCACGGACCGAACATGGCGCTGCAGATCAAACTTTTTGCTGATTTCTATGCTAGCCGATACAAACCTAAGCAGCAAccggcttctcaaaccaccgaATCGCGAGAAGCTCTCCTGGATAAAACGCAGAAGGAAGTCAAACAGAAGCAGATGTAA